A single region of the Solwaraspora sp. WMMD791 genome encodes:
- the sugE gene encoding quaternary ammonium compound efflux SMR transporter SugE, with the protein MAWLVLILAGLLEVVWASALKHTDGFTRLWPSVLAITTAGLSFFMLAWAMKSLPVGTSYAVWVGIGAVGVVIAGVVMMQESLSPARLLFLGLIVAGIIGLRLVEN; encoded by the coding sequence GTGCTGATCCTGGCCGGACTGCTTGAAGTCGTCTGGGCGAGCGCGTTGAAACACACCGACGGGTTCACCCGACTGTGGCCGTCGGTGCTGGCGATCACCACCGCTGGGCTCAGCTTCTTCATGCTCGCCTGGGCGATGAAGAGTCTGCCGGTCGGCACCTCGTACGCGGTGTGGGTCGGTATCGGCGCGGTCGGTGTCGTGATCGCCGGGGTCGTCATGATGCAGGAGAGCCTCAGCCCGGCGCGGCTGCTCTTTCTCGGGTTGATCGTGGCCGGCATCATCGGACTGCGGTTGGTCGAGAACTGA
- a CDS encoding nitronate monooxygenase, giving the protein MANFPSLLHPLIAAPMAGGPSTPRLVAAVGRAGAMGFLAAGYKEPAQVDDEIRQVRQLTDTPFGVNLFASDETHVDRAALAAYAASLHSDAARLNVPLGQPKADDDQLAEKVDLLCAERVPVVSFTFGLPTGAIVERLQASGASVLVTVTTPGEAVTAEAIGADALVAQGIEAGGHRGGFTDHDGVGEYGLLTLLRLVRNASRLPVVAAGGLTDGASVAAVLSAGAVAAQLGTAFLRCPEAGTNPLHRAEIGGVQETTLTRAFTGRRARAIVNGFVRRHATAAPPPAYPHIHHLTAPLRRAALAAGDADSINLWAGQAHSLIRELPAADLVHRIAEEARSALADARSRLSDG; this is encoded by the coding sequence ATGGCCAACTTCCCCTCGCTCCTCCATCCCCTCATCGCAGCACCGATGGCCGGTGGACCCTCCACACCGCGACTGGTCGCGGCAGTCGGCCGGGCCGGCGCGATGGGCTTCCTCGCCGCCGGTTACAAGGAACCAGCGCAGGTCGACGATGAAATCCGACAGGTCCGCCAGCTCACCGACACCCCGTTCGGCGTCAACCTCTTCGCCTCCGACGAGACACACGTCGACCGGGCCGCGCTCGCCGCGTACGCGGCCTCGCTGCACTCCGACGCCGCCCGGCTCAACGTGCCACTCGGGCAGCCGAAAGCCGATGACGACCAGCTCGCCGAGAAGGTCGACCTACTCTGCGCCGAGCGGGTGCCGGTGGTCTCCTTCACCTTTGGTCTACCCACCGGCGCGATCGTCGAACGGCTGCAGGCAAGCGGTGCCTCCGTCCTGGTCACTGTCACCACGCCGGGTGAGGCCGTGACCGCCGAGGCGATCGGCGCCGACGCCCTCGTCGCCCAGGGCATCGAGGCCGGCGGGCACCGTGGCGGCTTCACGGATCACGACGGCGTGGGTGAGTACGGACTGCTGACCCTGCTCCGGCTTGTCCGCAACGCCAGCAGGCTCCCCGTGGTGGCGGCGGGCGGCCTCACCGACGGCGCGTCGGTCGCCGCCGTGTTGAGTGCCGGTGCGGTCGCTGCCCAACTGGGTACGGCGTTCCTGCGGTGTCCCGAGGCGGGGACGAATCCCCTGCACCGGGCAGAGATCGGTGGCGTGCAGGAGACCACCCTCACCCGCGCCTTCACCGGCCGACGGGCCCGAGCCATCGTGAACGGGTTCGTCCGACGGCACGCCACCGCCGCGCCACCGCCGGCGTATCCGCACATCCACCATCTGACGGCTCCGCTACGGCGGGCGGCGCTGGCCGCTGGAGATGCCGACAGCATCAACCTCTGGGCCGGTCAGGCCCACTCGCTGATCCGGGAGCTGCCCGCAGCCGACCTGGTGCACCGCATCGCCGAGGAGGCACGGTCGGCGTTGGCCGACGCACGCAGCCGGCTGTCCGACGGCTGA